In Curtobacterium sp. L6-1, a genomic segment contains:
- a CDS encoding UDP-glucose dehydrogenase family protein produces MTAPTTPTDSADTRPAPVISVIGTGYLGATHAAAMAEMGFETIGVDVDPAKLAALSAGEVPFYEPGLPELITKHVASGKLRFTADIASAVAAADVHFVCVGTPQRAGSHAANLSYVESATRGVAEHLTHPGLIVGKSTVPVGTAARLRGIVAEFTPAGIDAELVWNPEFLREGKAVEDTLHPDRLVWGGASPAADAVIREVYAAPIAEGTPVITTDLATAELVKVSANAFLATKISFINAISEMCTIAGADVSTLADALGHDVRIGRKFLNAGLGFGGGCLPKDIRALMHRANELGAGRVVGLMQQVDEINMGQRQRVIDMAIESAGGSVLNRRIAVVGAAFKPLTDDVRDSPALNVAAALHLRGAQVTLWDPEAMETARRSFPTLTYAESMTGAIEGADLVLVLTEWDEVVAADPAALAAVVGQRVVIDARNCLPVDRWVAAGWTVRSLGRPSPAVVPAASVAAGATDALAAAR; encoded by the coding sequence GTGACCGCACCGACGACGCCGACCGATTCGGCAGACACCCGCCCCGCACCCGTCATCAGCGTCATCGGCACCGGGTACCTCGGCGCCACCCACGCTGCCGCCATGGCCGAGATGGGCTTCGAGACCATCGGCGTGGACGTCGACCCCGCCAAGCTCGCCGCCCTGTCCGCCGGTGAGGTGCCGTTCTACGAGCCCGGCCTGCCCGAGCTCATCACGAAGCACGTCGCCAGCGGGAAGCTCCGGTTCACCGCGGACATCGCATCAGCCGTGGCCGCCGCGGACGTCCACTTCGTCTGCGTCGGCACCCCGCAGCGGGCCGGGTCGCACGCGGCGAACCTGTCCTACGTCGAGAGCGCCACCCGCGGCGTCGCCGAGCACCTCACCCACCCGGGCCTCATCGTCGGCAAGTCGACGGTCCCGGTCGGGACGGCCGCTCGACTCCGCGGCATCGTCGCCGAGTTCACCCCGGCCGGCATCGACGCGGAACTCGTCTGGAACCCGGAGTTCCTCCGCGAGGGCAAGGCCGTCGAGGACACCCTGCACCCGGACCGCCTGGTCTGGGGTGGGGCATCGCCCGCCGCGGACGCCGTCATCCGCGAGGTCTACGCCGCCCCGATCGCCGAGGGCACCCCGGTCATCACGACCGACCTGGCCACCGCCGAACTCGTGAAGGTCAGCGCCAACGCGTTCCTCGCGACGAAGATCTCGTTCATCAACGCGATCTCCGAGATGTGCACCATCGCCGGGGCCGACGTGTCGACGCTCGCCGATGCACTCGGGCACGACGTCCGGATCGGGCGGAAGTTCCTCAACGCCGGGCTCGGGTTCGGCGGCGGCTGCCTGCCGAAGGACATCCGCGCCCTCATGCACCGCGCGAACGAGCTCGGCGCCGGCCGCGTGGTGGGCCTCATGCAGCAGGTGGACGAGATCAACATGGGCCAGCGGCAGCGGGTCATCGACATGGCGATCGAGTCGGCCGGGGGATCGGTCCTCAACCGCCGGATCGCCGTCGTCGGAGCCGCGTTCAAGCCGCTCACCGACGACGTGCGTGACTCGCCCGCGCTGAACGTCGCCGCGGCGCTGCACCTCCGCGGTGCCCAGGTGACCCTCTGGGACCCCGAGGCGATGGAGACCGCCCGCCGCTCGTTCCCCACCCTTACGTACGCCGAGTCCATGACGGGGGCGATCGAGGGCGCGGACCTCGTGCTCGTGCTCACCGAGTGGGACGAGGTCGTCGCGGCGGACCCCGCTGCCCTCGCGGCCGTCGTCGGGCAGCGGGTCGTCATCGACGCCCGCAACTGCCTGCCGGTCGACCGGTGGGTCGCGGCGGGGTGGACGGTGCGGTCGCTCGGGCGGCCGAGTCCGGCCGTGGTGCCGGCAGCGAGCGTCGCCGCGGGTGCGACCGACGCGTTGGCTGCAGCGCGGTAG
- a CDS encoding glycoside hydrolase family 26 protein, which translates to MSDPSRPTSTWWAPSTRHAKRTAAGMAAIVAVLALITWSVWISPSGPVSTAVSRALGVPTKQEPTADAKALQAKLADAQQRIWTLEGKLQSTSAQSGSRSDQVTQLKAQIADLRSQLGSARSGSGTTTASGHGSGQGGVGSGGASGSGGSGRAGGSDGHGGPGGSGGSGGSGGSGGSGGTGATPGHGGGPTVVPGTGGPSTDPDPAAPVDVPTKSEVLAQQSRWYGLYTAQSPFNWAEYDDVSQQVGRATNMVGFFQGFDQDFNANAVQRAWTNGRVPLMTWETRPAKTGNDQKYVAGYTNSDITGGAFDAYLTKYAEDLVANGQPLVIRLDHEMNGSWYNWSDGSAQQNNPGSFVAMWQHVHDVFDQAGASDYVIWDWAPTRIDALGNPKYQTVDYMRAYYPGDDYVDWVGMSGYYRKAEEAPTFDTTFGRTLEQIRQIAPDKRILLSEIGATETGGAVTDGQKAQWITSLFDALADPANADVIGFAYFSETATTIVDGVRTTNDWRLNSRADSMAAFVAGIGRTDTDYDLQEVKQ; encoded by the coding sequence TTGTCTGATCCTTCCCGCCCCACGAGCACCTGGTGGGCTCCCTCCACCCGGCACGCCAAGCGCACCGCCGCGGGGATGGCCGCGATCGTCGCGGTCCTCGCCCTCATCACCTGGTCGGTCTGGATCTCGCCCTCCGGCCCGGTCTCCACCGCGGTCAGTCGCGCCCTCGGCGTCCCCACCAAGCAGGAGCCGACGGCCGACGCGAAGGCCCTGCAGGCGAAGCTCGCCGACGCACAGCAGCGGATCTGGACGCTCGAGGGGAAGCTGCAGAGCACCTCCGCGCAGTCCGGCTCCCGCAGCGACCAGGTCACGCAGCTCAAGGCGCAGATCGCCGACCTGCGCTCGCAGCTCGGCTCGGCGCGGTCCGGGTCCGGCACCACCACGGCCTCCGGGCACGGCAGCGGGCAGGGCGGTGTCGGCTCGGGAGGCGCGTCCGGCTCCGGCGGGTCCGGTCGCGCTGGCGGCTCCGACGGTCACGGCGGACCGGGCGGGTCCGGCGGATCCGGCGGATCGGGCGGATCGGGCGGCAGTGGCGGAACCGGCGCGACGCCGGGCCACGGCGGCGGGCCGACCGTCGTCCCCGGCACCGGCGGTCCGTCCACCGACCCGGACCCGGCAGCCCCCGTCGACGTCCCGACCAAGTCCGAGGTCCTCGCGCAGCAGTCCCGCTGGTACGGCCTGTACACGGCGCAGTCGCCCTTCAACTGGGCCGAGTACGACGACGTGTCTCAGCAGGTCGGGCGGGCCACGAACATGGTCGGCTTCTTCCAGGGCTTCGACCAGGACTTCAACGCCAACGCCGTCCAGCGCGCCTGGACGAACGGTCGCGTCCCCCTCATGACGTGGGAGACCCGACCCGCCAAGACCGGCAACGACCAGAAGTACGTCGCCGGCTACACCAACAGCGACATCACCGGCGGGGCGTTCGACGCCTACCTGACGAAGTACGCCGAGGACCTCGTGGCGAACGGTCAACCGCTCGTCATCCGCCTCGACCACGAGATGAACGGGTCCTGGTACAACTGGTCCGACGGTTCCGCGCAGCAGAACAACCCGGGGTCCTTCGTCGCCATGTGGCAGCACGTGCACGACGTCTTCGACCAGGCCGGCGCGAGCGACTACGTCATCTGGGACTGGGCCCCGACGCGCATCGACGCCCTGGGCAACCCGAAGTACCAGACCGTCGACTACATGCGGGCGTACTACCCGGGCGACGACTACGTCGACTGGGTCGGCATGAGCGGCTACTACCGCAAGGCCGAGGAAGCGCCGACGTTCGACACCACGTTCGGCCGGACGCTCGAGCAGATCCGGCAGATCGCCCCGGACAAGCGGATCCTGCTCAGCGAGATCGGCGCGACCGAGACCGGCGGCGCCGTCACCGACGGGCAGAAGGCGCAGTGGATCACCTCGCTCTTCGACGCCCTCGCCGACCCGGCCAACGCCGACGTCATCGGGTTCGCGTACTTCAGCGAGACCGCCACCACCATCGTCGACGGGGTCCGCACCACGAACGACTGGCGACTCAACTCCCGCGCCGACAGCATGGCGGCGTTCGTCGCCGGCATCGGCCGCACCGACACCGACTACGACCTGCAGGAGGTCAAGCAGTGA
- a CDS encoding glycosyltransferase family 2 protein codes for MFTFILQVRQMVDGHPEFYLFTVYSLVIWLLWLLKVVLSARYRPFTGTYTGTTSVVVPVVDEPLDLFRDVIGRMVDQQPGEIIVVINGARNTALEAVCEEFAPLVRWAHTPIPGKRNAVKVGTEMSTGDITVLVDSDTVWTPGTLVELLKPFADESVGGVTTRQRILEPNRSWITRWADWLENSRALYSMPAQSVLGQIGCLPGRTIAFRRSILVRVMDRFMHEEFMGVFLEVSDDRTLTNLTLKEGYRTVYQYTSLVYTDAPLQVKKLFKQQLRWARGSQYNTLRMLPWMFGHAPVLALFFLTDIILPFMLFGVIAGWVYRALTGQGQNLYEGILHQYGFSTGFVYVAALMVVSSVLSMAIRQMRHLAEKPSDFFRLPMFIIVSTFFLMPIRLIGFFRLAHASGWGTRAGAYAGGPVEEDPAHPVTVAAVPVSPVDHGAQPAPVGSTDDQAAVDRAFDEIFGTEATTASTATAVATRRDVVTATGTDPTRSALTPTALTRSTPSAKPTRARRLNPYASIPYVIGIAVFALEAFLIV; via the coding sequence ATGTTCACCTTCATCCTCCAAGTCCGGCAGATGGTCGACGGGCACCCCGAGTTCTACCTGTTCACCGTGTACTCACTGGTGATCTGGCTGCTCTGGTTGCTCAAGGTCGTGCTGTCCGCGCGCTACCGCCCCTTCACCGGCACGTACACCGGGACGACGAGCGTCGTCGTCCCCGTCGTGGACGAGCCGCTCGACCTGTTCCGGGACGTCATCGGCCGCATGGTCGACCAGCAGCCCGGCGAGATCATCGTCGTCATCAACGGCGCCCGGAACACGGCACTCGAAGCGGTCTGCGAGGAGTTCGCACCCCTCGTCCGCTGGGCCCACACGCCGATCCCCGGCAAGCGGAACGCCGTGAAGGTGGGCACCGAGATGTCCACCGGCGACATCACGGTCCTCGTCGACTCTGACACCGTGTGGACGCCCGGGACGCTCGTCGAGCTGCTCAAGCCGTTTGCCGACGAGTCCGTCGGCGGCGTCACCACCCGGCAGCGCATCCTCGAGCCGAACCGCTCGTGGATCACCCGCTGGGCGGACTGGCTGGAGAACTCGCGCGCGCTGTACTCGATGCCCGCGCAGAGCGTCCTCGGTCAGATCGGCTGCCTGCCCGGGCGGACCATCGCGTTCCGGCGGAGCATCCTCGTCCGCGTCATGGACCGCTTCATGCACGAGGAGTTCATGGGCGTCTTCCTCGAGGTGTCCGACGACCGGACGCTGACGAACCTGACGCTCAAGGAGGGCTACCGGACCGTCTACCAGTACACGTCGCTCGTGTACACGGACGCACCGCTGCAGGTGAAGAAGCTGTTCAAGCAGCAGCTCCGCTGGGCCCGCGGCTCGCAGTACAACACGCTGCGGATGCTCCCGTGGATGTTCGGCCACGCGCCGGTCCTCGCGCTGTTCTTCCTGACCGACATCATCCTGCCGTTCATGCTGTTCGGCGTGATCGCGGGCTGGGTCTACCGGGCGCTCACCGGCCAGGGGCAGAACCTGTACGAGGGGATCCTGCACCAGTACGGCTTCTCGACGGGCTTCGTGTACGTCGCGGCCCTCATGGTGGTCTCCAGCGTGCTGAGCATGGCGATCCGGCAGATGCGGCACCTCGCCGAGAAGCCGTCCGACTTCTTCCGACTGCCGATGTTCATCATCGTCTCGACGTTCTTCCTCATGCCGATCCGCCTCATCGGGTTCTTCCGGTTGGCGCACGCCAGTGGGTGGGGCACCCGTGCCGGTGCCTACGCCGGCGGTCCGGTCGAGGAGGACCCGGCGCACCCCGTCACCGTCGCGGCCGTCCCGGTCAGCCCGGTCGACCACGGCGCGCAGCCCGCTCCCGTCGGCAGCACCGACGACCAGGCGGCCGTCGACCGCGCGTTCGACGAGATCTTCGGGACGGAGGCGACCACCGCCTCCACGGCGACCGCCGTCGCCACCCGGCGTGACGTCGTCACCGCGACCGGGACGGACCCGACCCGGTCGGCCCTGACCCCGACGGCCCTGACCCGGTCGACCCCGTCGGCGAAGCCGACCCGCGCCCGCCGACTCAACCCCTACGCATCGATCCCGTACGTCATCGGGATCGCGGTCTTCGCACTGGAGGCGTTCCTCATTGTCTGA
- a CDS encoding bifunctional [glutamine synthetase] adenylyltransferase/[glutamine synthetase]-adenylyl-L-tyrosine phosphorylase yields the protein MTSRTATSRSQLARLGFADLSGTLERIAGLEARPASDPRVPIADAESVWAATADPDGALLALERLVESAPDQLRPVLADPAATERLVRLLGASIGLGEFLQRRPEELALLLDPVAPPWSQERYTASLTEAVDDTTGETARRRLRVRYRRHLAQIALFDVLHTTPTEAFPAVAAGLADLAGAALDVAVLVARREVPFPAADVAATPLAVIAMGKAGARELNYVSDVDVIFVTEPTEPPAGEDGPSISTDRAVLIATRLAIAATHVITDLAAEPALWEVDANLRPEGKDGALVRTLESHVAYYERWAKGWEFQALLKARAIAGSVDLGERYVAAVAPFVWESSKRPGFVESVQRMRERVTAHIPDAQVDRQLKLGPGGLRDVEFTVQLLQLVHGRDDASVRVRSTLEAMDALAAAGYVGRPEAARFGPDYALLRVLEHHIQLRRLQRTHLMPSDEDELRVLARSTRLASSASGLQDRWRSVKLEVRGLHERLFYRPMLSAVAATDGEIVLTSGQVRDRLTAIGFLDPDGAVTHIRALTQGTSRRAAIQRNLLPVLLRWMAEGPAPDRALLAFRRLSDTLGESSWFLRMLRDSSGAAHSLTTVLSESAFLSGLLERFPEAVAWLDEPETLLRPRPLPALLAETGATTARHGDAVDTAAALLRGVRRRETLRLGMAAVLGYLDVDGLGPALTDVTEATLSGALDLARRDAPSGLEFGVVAMGRYGGRELGFGSDADVLFVYRSTTVPNEVASRAAQVVVRELNRLTEDALHPFDLDIDLRPEGKNGPVVRSLDSYAAYYARWSLTWEAQALLRARGAVGDQQLLRDFEHLADRTRYPEAIEEREVREVRRIKARVESERLPRGADPARHLKLGRGSLSDVEWFVQLLQLQHGRAQPTLRTTSTLEALQAATDAGWVGAEDAERLAAAWRFASRTRSALVLWSGRTTDVLPVERTQLEGIARLLEYPPGSASQLEEDYLAVTRRARQVFEREFYGA from the coding sequence ATGACCAGCAGGACAGCGACGTCCCGTTCCCAACTGGCGCGGCTCGGCTTCGCCGACCTGTCCGGCACACTCGAGCGCATCGCCGGCCTGGAGGCGCGCCCCGCGTCCGACCCGCGGGTCCCGATCGCGGACGCCGAGTCGGTCTGGGCCGCCACCGCGGACCCGGACGGTGCGTTGCTCGCCCTCGAACGGCTCGTCGAGTCCGCGCCCGACCAGCTGCGTCCGGTCCTGGCCGACCCCGCGGCGACCGAGCGCCTGGTCCGGTTGCTCGGCGCCTCGATCGGCCTGGGCGAGTTCCTGCAGCGCCGGCCGGAGGAACTCGCGCTCCTGCTCGACCCGGTCGCACCACCGTGGTCGCAGGAGCGGTACACGGCGTCGCTGACCGAGGCCGTCGACGACACCACGGGGGAGACCGCCCGCCGTCGCCTCCGCGTCCGCTACCGACGCCACCTCGCGCAGATCGCGCTGTTCGACGTCCTGCACACGACCCCGACCGAGGCGTTCCCCGCCGTCGCCGCGGGTCTGGCCGACCTGGCCGGTGCTGCGCTCGACGTCGCGGTCCTGGTGGCCCGGCGCGAGGTGCCGTTCCCCGCGGCCGACGTCGCGGCGACCCCGCTCGCGGTGATCGCGATGGGCAAGGCCGGTGCCCGCGAGCTGAACTACGTGAGCGACGTCGACGTCATCTTCGTGACCGAACCGACGGAGCCGCCGGCCGGTGAGGACGGTCCGTCGATCAGCACCGACCGGGCCGTGCTCATCGCGACCCGCCTGGCCATCGCGGCGACCCACGTCATCACCGACCTCGCCGCCGAACCCGCCCTGTGGGAGGTCGACGCGAACCTCCGACCCGAGGGCAAGGACGGCGCCCTCGTCCGCACGCTCGAGTCCCACGTGGCGTACTACGAGCGCTGGGCGAAGGGGTGGGAGTTCCAGGCGCTGCTCAAGGCGCGGGCGATCGCGGGGTCCGTCGACCTCGGGGAGCGCTACGTCGCCGCCGTGGCTCCGTTCGTCTGGGAGTCGTCGAAGCGCCCCGGGTTCGTCGAGTCGGTGCAGCGCATGCGGGAGCGCGTGACGGCACACATCCCGGACGCGCAGGTCGACCGGCAGCTCAAGCTCGGGCCGGGCGGACTGCGCGACGTCGAGTTCACGGTCCAGCTCCTGCAGCTCGTGCACGGCCGCGACGACGCCTCGGTGCGGGTGCGGTCGACGCTCGAGGCCATGGACGCCCTCGCCGCCGCCGGGTACGTCGGCCGCCCCGAGGCCGCGCGCTTCGGGCCCGACTACGCCCTGCTGCGGGTGCTCGAGCACCACATCCAGCTCCGGCGGTTGCAGCGGACCCACCTGATGCCGTCCGACGAGGACGAACTGCGGGTCCTGGCACGCTCGACCCGCCTGGCGTCCTCGGCCTCCGGACTGCAGGACCGCTGGCGCTCCGTGAAGCTCGAGGTGCGCGGCCTGCACGAGCGGCTGTTCTACCGGCCGATGCTCTCGGCCGTCGCGGCGACCGACGGCGAGATCGTCCTGACGAGCGGACAGGTGCGCGACCGGCTCACCGCGATCGGGTTCCTCGACCCGGACGGCGCGGTGACCCACATCCGCGCGCTCACCCAGGGCACGTCCCGGCGTGCGGCGATCCAGCGCAACCTGCTGCCGGTGCTGCTCCGCTGGATGGCCGAGGGGCCGGCGCCGGACCGTGCGCTGCTCGCCTTCCGCCGCCTGAGCGACACGCTGGGGGAGTCGAGCTGGTTCCTCCGGATGCTGCGCGACTCGTCCGGTGCCGCGCACAGCCTGACCACCGTCCTCTCCGAGTCCGCGTTCCTCTCCGGGCTGCTCGAGCGGTTCCCGGAGGCGGTCGCCTGGCTCGACGAACCCGAGACCCTGCTGCGGCCCCGCCCCCTGCCGGCCCTGCTCGCCGAGACCGGTGCGACGACCGCGCGGCACGGGGACGCGGTGGACACGGCGGCCGCCCTGCTCCGGGGCGTCCGACGCCGCGAGACACTCCGCCTCGGCATGGCCGCCGTGCTCGGGTACCTCGACGTCGACGGGCTCGGCCCGGCGCTCACGGACGTCACCGAGGCGACGCTGAGCGGCGCCCTCGACCTGGCACGCCGGGACGCCCCCTCGGGCCTGGAGTTCGGCGTCGTCGCGATGGGACGGTACGGCGGCCGCGAGCTCGGCTTCGGCTCGGACGCCGACGTGCTCTTCGTCTACCGGTCGACCACCGTGCCGAACGAGGTCGCCTCGCGCGCCGCGCAGGTCGTCGTGCGCGAGCTGAACCGCCTGACCGAGGACGCCCTGCACCCGTTCGACCTGGACATCGACCTGCGTCCGGAAGGCAAGAACGGCCCGGTGGTGCGGTCCCTCGACTCGTACGCGGCCTACTACGCCCGCTGGTCGCTCACGTGGGAGGCGCAGGCGCTCCTCCGTGCCCGCGGCGCCGTGGGGGACCAGCAGCTGCTCCGCGACTTCGAGCACCTGGCCGACCGGACCCGCTACCCCGAGGCGATCGAGGAGCGCGAGGTCCGCGAGGTCCGGCGCATCAAGGCCCGGGTCGAGTCGGAGCGCCTGCCGCGGGGCGCCGACCCCGCCCGGCACCTCAAGCTCGGCCGCGGGTCGTTGAGCGACGTCGAGTGGTTCGTGCAGCTCCTGCAGCTGCAGCACGGACGCGCGCAGCCGACCCTGCGGACGACCTCCACGCTCGAGGCGCTGCAGGCCGCGACCGACGCCGGCTGGGTCGGTGCCGAGGACGCCGAGCGGCTCGCCGCGGCGTGGCGGTTCGCCTCGCGGACGCGGAGCGCCCTCGTGCTCTGGTCGGGCCGGACGACCGACGTGCTGCCCGTCGAGCGCACGCAGCTCGAGGGCATCGCCCGGTTGCTCGAGTACCCGCCGGGCTCCGCGTCGCAGCTCGAGGAGGACTACCTCGCGGTCACCCGACGCGCACGGCAGGTCTTCGAGCGCGAGTTCTACGGCGCCTGA
- the glnA gene encoding type I glutamate--ammonia ligase, which translates to MDKQTDFVLRTIEERGIKFIRLWFTDVIGTLKSVAIAPAEVEGAFAEGIGFDGSAIEGLSRSYEADVLAHPDPSTFQILPWRGEVDPTARMFCDITTPDGQPAVADPRNVLKRTLAKASDRGFTFYTHPEIEFYLLKSREWKDGGPQPVDQAGYFDNVPGGSAHDFRRRSVRMLEDLGISVEFSHHEAGPGQNEIDLRYADALTMADNIMTFRTVVKEVAIEQGVYATFMPKPLSGQPGSGMHTHVSLFEGDQNAFYEPGGEYQLSPTAKQFIAGVLKHAPEITAVTNQFVNSYKRLWGGDEAPSFVTWGHNNRSALVRVPLYKPNKGQSARIEYRGIDSAANPYLAYSLLLAAGLKGIEEGYELPAEAEDNVWSLSDSERKALGYSQLPASLDHALSLMEDSELVAETLGEQVFNFVLLNKRQEWKRYRDQVTPFELDTNLGML; encoded by the coding sequence ATGGACAAGCAGACGGACTTCGTGCTCCGCACCATCGAGGAGCGCGGGATCAAGTTCATCCGGCTCTGGTTCACCGACGTGATCGGGACGCTCAAGTCGGTCGCCATCGCACCGGCCGAGGTCGAGGGCGCGTTCGCCGAGGGCATCGGCTTCGACGGTTCGGCGATCGAGGGGCTCTCCCGGTCGTACGAGGCCGACGTGCTCGCGCACCCGGACCCCTCCACGTTCCAGATCCTGCCGTGGCGCGGCGAGGTGGACCCGACCGCGCGGATGTTCTGCGACATCACGACCCCGGACGGGCAGCCCGCCGTGGCCGACCCGCGCAACGTCCTCAAGCGGACGCTGGCGAAGGCGAGCGACCGCGGCTTCACGTTCTACACACACCCCGAGATCGAGTTCTACCTCCTGAAGAGCCGCGAGTGGAAGGACGGCGGCCCGCAGCCCGTCGACCAGGCCGGCTACTTCGACAACGTCCCCGGCGGCAGCGCACACGACTTCCGTCGGCGCTCGGTCCGCATGCTCGAGGACCTCGGCATCTCGGTGGAGTTCAGCCACCACGAGGCCGGCCCCGGCCAGAACGAGATCGACCTCCGCTACGCCGACGCCCTCACCATGGCGGACAACATCATGACCTTCCGCACGGTCGTGAAGGAGGTGGCGATCGAGCAGGGTGTCTACGCGACCTTCATGCCGAAGCCGCTCTCCGGCCAGCCGGGCTCGGGCATGCACACGCACGTCTCGCTCTTCGAGGGCGACCAGAACGCGTTCTACGAGCCCGGCGGCGAGTACCAGCTCTCGCCGACCGCCAAGCAGTTCATCGCCGGCGTGCTCAAGCACGCGCCGGAGATCACTGCGGTGACGAACCAGTTCGTCAACTCGTACAAGCGCCTGTGGGGCGGTGACGAGGCTCCGTCCTTCGTGACGTGGGGCCACAACAACCGGTCCGCGCTCGTCCGCGTGCCGCTCTACAAGCCGAACAAGGGCCAGTCGGCACGCATCGAGTACCGCGGGATCGACTCCGCCGCGAACCCGTACCTGGCGTACTCGCTGCTCCTCGCGGCCGGCCTCAAGGGCATCGAGGAGGGCTACGAGCTCCCCGCCGAGGCCGAGGACAACGTCTGGAGCCTGTCCGACTCCGAGCGGAAGGCCCTGGGCTACAGCCAGCTCCCCGCGAGCCTCGACCACGCGCTGTCGCTCATGGAGGACTCCGAGCTCGTCGCGGAGACCCTCGGTGAACAGGTCTTCAACTTCGTCCTGCTCAACAAGCGCCAGGAGTGGAAGCGGTACCGCGACCAGGTGACGCCGTTCGAGCTGGACACGAACCTCGGCATGCTCTGA
- a CDS encoding iron-containing redox enzyme family protein: protein MAVLDAAEVLTQTPMPTPEARGPLSAAVLDALLGGAPGESLPTTAAAAVAASSDVLHDDDLQLALFVLYELHYGGVIGVDDRLEWDTTLLATRAVLETALEAAVRTVVPVPERPEPTAEAVSAALFALTAADSGPSVSRWVARKADREQIREFLVQKTAYTLKEADPHSWAIPRLSGRAKAALVEIQSDEYGGGRPKRMHSAIFARTLRAAGLDDAYGAYVDHLPAITLGALNMMSMFGLHRRLRGAIVGHLAAFEMTSSIPSKLYGDGFRRHGFDEDATWYFDEHVEADAVHEQIAGRDLAGGLVEADPTLLDDVMFGAAACLTVEGMAGAQLLSSWEAGRSSLRRPIDGDGAAAGAVPVPATTGGVGDVA from the coding sequence ATGGCCGTCCTCGACGCCGCCGAAGTCCTCACCCAGACCCCCATGCCGACTCCGGAGGCCCGCGGCCCGCTGAGCGCTGCCGTCCTCGACGCGCTGCTCGGTGGCGCACCCGGGGAGTCGTTGCCGACCACCGCGGCCGCTGCCGTCGCCGCGTCGTCCGACGTCCTGCACGACGACGACCTCCAGCTCGCGCTCTTCGTCCTGTACGAGCTCCACTACGGCGGGGTCATCGGCGTCGACGACCGCCTCGAGTGGGACACGACACTGCTCGCGACGCGCGCCGTGCTCGAGACGGCCCTCGAGGCCGCAGTGCGCACCGTGGTGCCGGTGCCGGAACGGCCGGAGCCCACGGCGGAGGCGGTCTCGGCAGCCCTCTTCGCGCTGACCGCGGCGGACAGCGGGCCGAGCGTCTCGCGCTGGGTGGCACGGAAGGCCGACCGTGAGCAGATCCGCGAGTTCCTCGTGCAGAAGACTGCATACACGCTGAAGGAGGCCGACCCGCACAGCTGGGCGATCCCCCGGCTGTCCGGCCGCGCGAAGGCAGCGCTCGTGGAGATCCAGTCAGACGAGTACGGCGGCGGACGCCCGAAGCGCATGCACTCGGCGATCTTCGCGCGCACCCTCCGGGCAGCGGGGCTCGACGACGCGTACGGCGCCTACGTCGACCACCTGCCCGCGATCACCCTCGGCGCGCTCAACATGATGAGCATGTTCGGGCTGCACCGTCGGCTCCGCGGCGCGATCGTCGGGCACCTCGCCGCGTTCGAGATGACGTCGTCGATCCCGAGCAAGCTGTACGGCGACGGCTTCCGCCGGCACGGCTTCGACGAGGACGCCACCTGGTACTTCGACGAGCACGTCGAGGCCGACGCGGTGCACGAGCAGATCGCCGGCCGGGACCTCGCCGGCGGCCTGGTCGAGGCGGACCCGACGCTGCTCGACGACGTCATGTTCGGCGCGGCCGCCTGCCTGACCGTCGAGGGGATGGCCGGGGCGCAGCTGCTGTCGAGCTGGGAGGCCGGGCGCAGCTCGCTCCGCCGACCGATCGACGGCGACGGCGCTGCTGCCGGTGCGGTGCCCGTCCCCGCCACGACGGGCGGTGTCGGCGATGTCGCGTGA
- a CDS encoding CDGSH iron-sulfur domain-containing protein yields MSRERDDEPSIVAYPDGPFLLRGDVAVLGPDGQELPRRRRTVALCRCGKSVLKPYCDGTHKLIGFRTEPEPPADTTGTATG; encoded by the coding sequence ATGTCGCGTGAGCGGGACGACGAGCCGTCCATCGTCGCCTACCCGGACGGCCCGTTCCTGCTCCGCGGCGACGTCGCCGTGCTCGGTCCGGACGGGCAGGAACTCCCCCGCCGACGGCGCACGGTGGCGCTGTGCCGGTGCGGGAAGTCCGTGCTCAAGCCCTACTGCGACGGCACGCACAAGCTAATCGGGTTCCGCACCGAGCCCGAACCGCCGGCTGACACCACCGGCACCGCGACGGGCTGA
- a CDS encoding SPOR domain-containing protein, with protein sequence MSDERIESQWWYNDKTGVVEQGLKSPNRHHIGPFANRDEAAHALDRIRANNERADAADGDA encoded by the coding sequence ATGAGCGACGAACGCATCGAATCCCAGTGGTGGTACAACGACAAGACCGGTGTGGTCGAGCAGGGGCTCAAGTCCCCGAACCGGCACCACATCGGCCCGTTCGCGAACCGTGACGAGGCCGCGCACGCCCTCGACCGCATCCGGGCCAACAACGAGCGTGCGGACGCGGCCGACGGCGACGCCTGA